CGCTCTCGACGTCGGCGTCGGCGGCGACGATCGCCGGCGCTTTCCCGCCGAGTTCGAGCGAGACCCGGGTGAGGTCGTCGGCGGCGTTGCGCATTATCGCCTTCCCGGTCTCGACGTTACCGGTCATCGTCACGTAGTCCACCTCGTCGTCGCTCACGAGTCCGGCCCCGACCGCGCCGCCGCCGGTCACGACGTTCAAGACGCCCGGCGGGAGGTCGACCTCGCGGTCGAGGACGTCGACCAGTTCGAGCGTCGTCAGCGGCGTCAGTTCGCTCGGTTTCAGGACCGTCGTGTTGCCGGTGACGAGCGCCGGCGCGAACTTCCGGACGAAGACGGATATCGGGAAGTTCCACGGGATGATCCCCGCGACCACTCCGTACGGTTTCCGCACCAGGTTGATCGACTGGCGCGGTTCGCTCCCCGGGACCACGTCGCCCTCGATCCGACGGTCCCACTCCGACATATACCGGGCGATGTCGGCGGCGGCACGGATCTCGTATTCGGCCACCGAGGACGTCTTGCCCTGTTCGGTAACGAGGGTCTCGGCCAGCGGTTCGGCGTGGCTCTCGATGACGTCTGCGACCTCACGAAGCAGGTCCCCCCGTTCCTTCGCCGGGCGCCGTTCCCAGTCGGGCTGCGCGCTGCGGGCGGCCTCCGTCGCGCGCCGGACGTCTTCCTCCGTCCCGGACGGGACCGAATCCACTACCGCTCCCGTCGTCGGATCGGAGACGGGAATGCTGTCGTCGCTCGTCGGTGCGTGCCACTCGCCGTCGATATAGAGAGGCGTATCGCTGAACTCTGCGGTCATCTATTGAGCGGTTGAGCCACAGGAATAAATAATTAGCCTCTGGGCCGGAGCAGTCGGGTCTGAGGGGAGAATTGTCACCCGTATTTTTACCACTAGCGGCTGGACGGCGAGATACCCAGGGCTGAATCTCAGTGAGAGACTGGCAAAAACTGAGCGAAACGAACCGCGCCTCAGGAGCTCACGGCGGCGGCCTTGAAGCCGATCAAGCGGCCGATCAGCAGCACGAGGACCAGCACCAGTAGGATCTGGATCGAGGCGGTGGCCGCCACCAGCGGTGACGACTCGTACTGCAGGAAGAGGAATATCTCGACCGGCAGCGTCGTCGAGCTCCCGCTCGAGAGGAACAGTGCGACCAGCGAGTCCGTGAACGAGAGGATGAACGCCAGCAAGAAGCCCGAGACGACCCCGCTTTTCATCAGCGGGAGCGTTATCTTCCGGAACGCCTGGAACTTGGTCGCGCCGAGGTTTCGCGCCCCCTCGACGAGTTCGGTATCGACCGACTCGATCGCCGTCATCGCTGTAAGGAACGTGTACGGGATCGTGATGACCACGTGACCCACGACGAGCTTTGCGGACGTCGGAACGAAATCCAGTAAGTTGAAATTGAGCGTTATCATCAGCGCGAGCGCGATGATCGCCGGCGGGATGATGAGCGGGGAGATGAAGTACATCACGACCTCGTTCTCGAACGGGACGTCACGGCGGACGACGACGTACGCGGCGAGAATCCCCAGGATCGTCGAGATCGTGGCGGTGGCGACCGCGATCGGTAGGCTCACGAAAAAGAACGGCTCGAAGAACGGGCTCACGAGGAACTCCTGATACCAGCGCAGGGAGATCCCCGACGGTGGGAATGCCTGCGACTGGGTCGGGTTGAGCGAGATGCCGATCACGATTATGATCGGAAGGACCAGTGTCGATACCGCGAGTCCGAGCAGCCCGTAGTAGAGCGCTCGGCCGGCTACGACCGCCGGAGCCGAGAGCGACCGCGAGTTTCGGCCGGTCAGTACGGCCGAAAGCACGCTCATAATCGCCATCAGTCCCATTCTGAAACCCCCATTCGGTCGCGGACGAATGAAAAGTAGATGTACACAAGCGCGGTAGTCGTGATCGTCAGGACCGTCCCGACGGCGCTCGCGAAGGGCCAGTTGAGACCGTTCACGGCGCTATCGTAGATCAACCGCCCCATCGTCAGGTCTGAACGGCCGCCGAGCAAGTCGGGAGTCACGATGGAGTTCATCGTGAGGACGAACACGAAGATGGTCCCGGTGAGCAGACCGGGCAGGCTCAGGCGGAACGTCACCTTGTAGAACGCCTGGAGCTGGTTCGCGCCGAGGTTTCGCGCGGCCGGGACGAGCGAGTCCGGGATGTCTTCGATCGACGAGTAGACCGGGAGGACGACGAGCGGGAGGTATACCCCGATTAGACCGATCGTGACCGACAGCGTGTTCCCCAAGAGTGCGAGTTTGAAACCCAGCAGATCTTGGAGGACAGTGTTGATCACGCCGTTGGTAGCGAACAGAACGATCCACCCGTAGATGCGGACCACCGTCCCGACCATAAGCGGGAGGAAGACCGCGAACAGCGCCAACTGGCGACGCAGCGGAGTGGTCGTTGCGATAAAGTACCCGAGTGGATACCCCAGTAGCACACAGAATGCGGACACGATGAGCGACAGCCTGACAGTGTACCAGAGCAGTCCCTGGTAGAAGGGGTCGAACAGGAGCTGTTCGTAGTGTTCGAGGGTGAAGTTCCACGAGATGATCGTCGTCGCGCTGTACTCGAAGAAGCTGATGTACACCGCATAGAGGATCGGGAGAATCAGGAAGATCAGCAGGTACGCCGCCGGTGGCACGGCCGGAAGGTACTCGTCCAGCCAGTCCGAGACCCGGTTTGGCCGACGGAATAAGTTGCCCGTGTAATCGGTGATTGCGCCCAACATACTACGCCTCCACGAGTCCGTAATCCTCGAACTGAACGGTCACGCTGTCACCTTTGGT
This portion of the Halobellus litoreus genome encodes:
- the aldA gene encoding aldehyde dehydrogenase produces the protein MTAEFSDTPLYIDGEWHAPTSDDSIPVSDPTTGAVVDSVPSGTEEDVRRATEAARSAQPDWERRPAKERGDLLREVADVIESHAEPLAETLVTEQGKTSSVAEYEIRAAADIARYMSEWDRRIEGDVVPGSEPRQSINLVRKPYGVVAGIIPWNFPISVFVRKFAPALVTGNTTVLKPSELTPLTTLELVDVLDREVDLPPGVLNVVTGGGAVGAGLVSDDEVDYVTMTGNVETGKAIMRNAADDLTRVSLELGGKAPAIVAADADVESAVENIVASRTINAGQACTCVERVYVHADVREEFETQFVAAMEALEIGDPRDDPDMGPQVSAGELQKTQDAIRGAVEQGATVLTGGESVADPPTSGGHWVEPTVLADVDQEMDVVSEEVFGPVAPIVEVDSVDQAVAYANDSRYGLSSYVFTESYRDAMQVAEDLDFGETFINGSGGAQQGHHIGWNESGLGGEDGKHGALKYTQIKSVYHNFQ
- a CDS encoding ABC transporter permease, translated to MLGAITDYTGNLFRRPNRVSDWLDEYLPAVPPAAYLLIFLILPILYAVYISFFEYSATTIISWNFTLEHYEQLLFDPFYQGLLWYTVRLSLIVSAFCVLLGYPLGYFIATTTPLRRQLALFAVFLPLMVGTVVRIYGWIVLFATNGVINTVLQDLLGFKLALLGNTLSVTIGLIGVYLPLVVLPVYSSIEDIPDSLVPAARNLGANQLQAFYKVTFRLSLPGLLTGTIFVFVLTMNSIVTPDLLGGRSDLTMGRLIYDSAVNGLNWPFASAVGTVLTITTTALVYIYFSFVRDRMGVSEWD
- a CDS encoding ABC transporter permease, with product MGLMAIMSVLSAVLTGRNSRSLSAPAVVAGRALYYGLLGLAVSTLVLPIIIVIGISLNPTQSQAFPPSGISLRWYQEFLVSPFFEPFFFVSLPIAVATATISTILGILAAYVVVRRDVPFENEVVMYFISPLIIPPAIIALALMITLNFNLLDFVPTSAKLVVGHVVITIPYTFLTAMTAIESVDTELVEGARNLGATKFQAFRKITLPLMKSGVVSGFLLAFILSFTDSLVALFLSSGSSTTLPVEIFLFLQYESSPLVAATASIQILLVLVLVLLIGRLIGFKAAAVSS